The Chloroflexota bacterium genome contains a region encoding:
- a CDS encoding leucine-rich repeat domain-containing protein, protein MLVALYHATDGPNWTNTTNWLSDAPLNEWHGVTANAAGRVTEVWLVDNQLQGELPPVLGSLSGLLFLGLSTNQLSGPIPPELRGLASLEVLLLHENQLSGTIPPDLGALTKLKQLHLHGNHLRGAIPPELGRLANLEELVLSDNQLTGTIPPELSRLANLEGLVLDENQLSGEIPVELARLARLQVLSLASNQVGGEIPPELGDLAALVLLDLRQNQFSGTIPVELSRLQTLRHLTLGKNQLGGRIPPELGDLAALTVLEASQNQLSGTIPSELGRLSSLQLLDLTDNELSGEIPPELGQLANLQWLSLGFNQLQGAIPAALGRLANLQWLNLGYNQLGGEFPFELGRLANLVTLHLAGDNQFTGCIPLELGKVRVNDFRETGLSFCTAPERAPVQSTPAAPTAQPISDREVLVAFYHATDGPNWTNNANWLGEAPLGEWHGVTTDDSGRVTELVLHGNRLRGELPSELGHLAHLEGISVRENELSGEIPAALGNLTRLKGLGLGVNQLIGVIPTELGRLTNLEFVAIEDNQLSGSIPPELGRLANLKFLALHDNQLTGSIPPELGRLAKLEYLLLQGNQLTGSIPPELGRLANLKQLLLTSNQLTGAIPPALEGMFSLGALFLDGNRLTGEIPPELGNLGTLAAFRLDNNELTGAIPAELGFLFSLQELSLRGNHLTGEIPPVLGLLYRLQTLSLADNQLTGSIPPELGNLTNLHTLSLRENMLVGAIPPELDDLTRLQVLYLGGGNQLTGCIPEWMQKIQYNDLDNLGLPDCSAANPAPTVAPSPQSGADRTVLVAFYHSTDGPNWTNNAQWLSNEPLNRWHGVVTDRRGRVTSLDLSQNGLRGQIPRGLGRLTELIELRLSDNALHGAIPADLGSLSSLKILALGTNQLEGWIPPELGRIYVLEELWLQENRLTGPIPPELGDIGYLKELHLWKNELEGEIPAELGNIFGLRILELGVNRLQGEIPPELGSLLDLEVLYLHENQLSGSIPPELRRMNSLVHLSLGGNRLEGPIPPELGELSRLELLRLESNQLTGSIPPELGDLARLRELWLSDNALSGALPRELSFLTNLQDLVLTRNQLHGTIPRDFGSLDNLRALLLAENRLQGEIPPELGDLSRLQTLDLRNNQLVGEVPATLGDLDDLQWLGLGGNQFSGCIPDGLRGVDDNDLGTLGLPFCGAS, encoded by the coding sequence GTGCTCGTCGCGCTCTACCACGCGACCGACGGCCCCAACTGGACCAACACCACCAACTGGCTGAGCGACGCCCCGCTCAACGAGTGGCACGGCGTCACCGCGAACGCCGCCGGCCGGGTCACGGAAGTCTGGCTGGTCGACAACCAGCTGCAAGGGGAGCTCCCACCCGTGCTGGGTAGCCTTTCCGGCCTCTTATTCCTCGGGCTGAGCACCAACCAGCTCAGCGGGCCAATCCCACCTGAGCTGCGTGGGCTGGCCAGCCTCGAAGTGCTGCTGCTCCATGAGAACCAATTGAGCGGGACGATTCCGCCCGACTTGGGCGCGCTGACCAAGCTGAAGCAACTGCACCTGCATGGCAACCACCTGCGAGGGGCGATTCCGCCCGAGCTGGGCCGCCTGGCCAATCTCGAAGAGTTGGTGCTCAGCGACAACCAGTTGACCGGGACGATTCCGCCGGAGCTGAGCCGACTTGCCAATCTCGAAGGGCTGGTGCTTGATGAGAACCAGCTGAGCGGCGAGATTCCGGTCGAGTTGGCACGCCTTGCCAGGCTTCAGGTGCTGTCGCTCGCAAGTAACCAGGTAGGCGGGGAGATTCCGCCGGAGCTTGGCGATCTCGCGGCTCTCGTGCTGCTCGACCTCCGCCAGAACCAGTTCAGCGGGACCATCCCGGTTGAGTTGAGCCGCCTCCAAACGTTGAGGCACCTGACGCTCGGCAAAAACCAGCTCGGAGGGCGAATTCCGCCGGAGTTGGGAGATCTGGCAGCCCTCACGGTGCTCGAAGCCAGCCAAAACCAGCTCAGTGGGACCATCCCGTCCGAGCTGGGCCGTCTCAGCAGCCTTCAGCTCCTCGATCTCACGGACAACGAGCTGAGCGGGGAAATCCCACCTGAGTTGGGCCAGCTCGCAAATCTGCAGTGGCTGTCGCTCGGCTTCAACCAGTTGCAAGGTGCGATCCCGGCCGCGCTGGGCCGCCTTGCGAACCTGCAATGGCTGAATCTCGGCTACAACCAGCTTGGCGGGGAATTCCCATTCGAGCTCGGCAGGCTTGCGAATCTGGTCACGCTTCACCTCGCCGGCGACAACCAGTTCACCGGGTGCATCCCGCTCGAACTGGGGAAGGTACGCGTCAATGACTTTCGCGAAACCGGTCTGTCATTTTGCACGGCCCCCGAGCGCGCGCCCGTCCAGTCGACGCCCGCGGCGCCCACGGCCCAACCAATCTCGGACCGCGAGGTGCTGGTCGCGTTCTACCACGCCACCGACGGACCGAATTGGACGAACAACGCCAACTGGCTCGGCGAGGCGCCCCTCGGCGAATGGCACGGCGTCACCACGGACGACAGCGGCCGGGTGACGGAGTTGGTGCTCCACGGCAACCGGCTACGCGGGGAGCTGCCGTCGGAGTTGGGACACCTGGCACACCTCGAGGGAATTTCCGTGCGCGAGAACGAGCTGAGTGGCGAGATTCCGGCCGCCCTGGGCAATCTCACCCGCCTGAAGGGGCTCGGGCTGGGGGTGAATCAGCTCATTGGAGTCATCCCCACCGAGCTCGGCCGCCTCACCAACCTGGAATTTGTGGCGATTGAGGACAACCAGCTCTCCGGCTCAATTCCACCCGAGCTGGGCCGCCTGGCGAACCTCAAATTCCTGGCGCTCCACGACAACCAGCTCACGGGCTCGATTCCGCCGGAGTTGGGGCGCCTCGCCAAGCTGGAATATCTGCTGCTCCAGGGCAACCAGCTCACCGGATCGATCCCGCCCGAGCTGGGCCGCCTGGCCAACCTGAAGCAGCTGCTGCTCACCAGCAACCAGCTCACCGGCGCCATTCCGCCGGCGTTGGAGGGCATGTTCAGCCTCGGCGCGCTGTTCCTCGACGGCAACCGGCTCACCGGGGAAATCCCACCGGAGCTGGGCAACCTCGGAACCCTCGCGGCGTTTCGGCTGGATAACAACGAGCTGACGGGCGCGATTCCGGCTGAGCTGGGCTTCCTCTTCAGCCTGCAGGAGTTGAGCCTCCGTGGGAACCACCTCACCGGCGAGATTCCGCCCGTGCTGGGCCTGCTGTACCGCCTGCAAACGCTGAGCCTCGCGGACAATCAGCTGACGGGGTCGATACCGCCCGAGCTGGGCAATCTCACCAACCTGCACACGCTGTCGCTCCGCGAGAACATGCTGGTTGGGGCCATACCGCCCGAGCTCGACGACCTCACCAGGCTGCAAGTGCTCTACCTCGGCGGCGGCAACCAGCTGACGGGATGTATTCCGGAGTGGATGCAGAAGATTCAATACAACGATCTGGACAACCTGGGGCTACCGGATTGCAGCGCCGCCAACCCCGCACCGACGGTGGCGCCATCGCCACAATCCGGCGCCGATCGGACCGTGTTGGTCGCGTTCTACCACTCGACCGACGGTCCGAACTGGACCAACAACGCACAATGGCTGAGCAACGAGCCGCTCAACCGATGGCACGGCGTTGTCACCGACCGCCGGGGGCGGGTCACCAGCCTTGACCTCAGCCAGAATGGGTTACGCGGCCAGATTCCACGCGGGTTGGGCCGTCTGACCGAACTCATCGAGCTGCGCCTCTCCGACAACGCGTTGCATGGGGCGATTCCCGCCGACTTGGGCAGCCTCTCGAGTCTGAAGATCTTGGCGCTCGGGACGAACCAGTTGGAGGGGTGGATTCCGCCCGAGCTGGGTCGCATCTACGTCCTCGAGGAACTGTGGCTCCAGGAGAACCGCCTCACCGGTCCGATCCCGCCGGAGCTGGGCGACATCGGGTACCTCAAGGAGCTGCACCTTTGGAAAAACGAATTGGAGGGAGAGATTCCCGCCGAGCTTGGCAACATCTTCGGTCTCCGAATCCTCGAGCTCGGGGTCAACCGGTTGCAGGGCGAGATTCCGCCGGAGTTGGGCAGCCTTCTCGACCTGGAGGTGCTGTATCTGCATGAGAACCAATTGAGTGGATCGATTCCGCCTGAGCTGCGCCGCATGAACAGCCTCGTCCACCTCTCCCTGGGGGGCAACCGGCTGGAGGGCCCGATTCCACCCGAGTTGGGCGAGTTGTCGAGACTGGAGTTGTTGCGGCTTGAGTCCAACCAGTTGACGGGGTCGATCCCGCCGGAGCTGGGAGACCTGGCCAGGCTGCGGGAGCTCTGGCTCAGCGACAACGCCCTGAGCGGAGCACTTCCCCGCGAGCTGAGCTTCCTCACCAACCTGCAAGACCTGGTGCTCACGCGAAACCAGTTGCACGGGACGATTCCTCGCGACTTCGGCAGCCTCGACAATCTGCGAGCGCTGCTGCTCGCGGAGAACCGGCTGCAGGGCGAAATCCCGCCGGAGTTGGGTGACCTCAGCCGGCTGCAAACCCTGGATCTCAGGAACAACCAGCTCGTCGGCGAGGTGCCGGCCACTCTCGGCGATCTCGACGACCTGCAGTGGCTGGGCCTTGGCGGCAACCAATTCAGCGGCTGCATCCCCGATGGACTGCGCGGCGTGGACGACAACGACCTCGGCACGCTTGGGCTGCCGTTCTGCGGAGCCAGCTGA
- a CDS encoding aldo/keto reductase, which produces MTERELGTTGARVSSLCMGCWEIGGLSWGPMASLDAVALVRAAFDAGITTFDTAEQYGGGRSETVLGKALEGVRGETVLVTKVGYLPGSDGAQDLHLDFEPQDFSPARIQQACELSLRRLRTSYIDALLLHDPPLQIVRQPEPFEALRRLQQAGKIRWWGVSASPLAAAEAIRLWDAPVVESPFHLADDSVARHVLPLAAERGTGVLARSPFGSGILMLDEAGIDRLPVTDWRRRQTFRDRVRELTGLRARLNAMADSRDEPAHETAIRYVLGHEAVSCSIVGISSEQDIQRNAPAGDPPHLSAKEIAELKGG; this is translated from the coding sequence ATGACGGAACGAGAGCTCGGGACCACGGGCGCACGCGTGAGCAGCCTCTGCATGGGGTGCTGGGAAATCGGCGGCTTGTCGTGGGGACCGATGGCGTCGCTGGACGCGGTGGCATTGGTCCGCGCGGCGTTCGACGCGGGGATTACGACTTTCGATACCGCCGAGCAGTACGGCGGCGGGCGCAGCGAAACCGTGCTGGGCAAGGCGCTGGAAGGCGTGCGCGGCGAGACGGTCCTCGTGACGAAGGTCGGCTATCTGCCCGGCAGCGACGGCGCGCAGGATCTGCATCTCGACTTTGAGCCCCAGGACTTCTCCCCAGCACGGATTCAGCAGGCGTGCGAGCTGTCCCTGCGGCGTTTGCGCACGTCGTACATCGACGCGCTGCTGCTGCACGACCCGCCGTTGCAGATCGTGCGGCAACCGGAACCGTTCGAGGCGCTGCGGCGTTTGCAGCAGGCGGGCAAGATTCGCTGGTGGGGCGTGTCGGCGTCACCGTTGGCGGCGGCGGAGGCTATCCGGCTCTGGGACGCCCCGGTCGTCGAGTCCCCGTTCCATCTCGCGGACGACAGCGTGGCCCGTCACGTGCTGCCGCTGGCCGCCGAGCGCGGCACCGGCGTTCTGGCAAGGTCGCCGTTCGGCAGCGGCATCCTCATGCTCGACGAGGCGGGCATCGACCGCCTGCCGGTCACCGACTGGCGCCGCCGCCAGACCTTCCGCGATCGAGTCCGAGAATTGACCGGTCTGCGCGCACGCTTGAACGCGATGGCGGACTCACGCGACGAGCCCGCGCACGAGACGGCCATTCGCTACGTGCTCGGTCACGAGGCGGTGTCGTGCTCCATCGTGGGCATTTCGAGCGAGCAGGACATCCAACGCAACGCGCCCGCCGGCGACCCGCCGCACCTGAGCGCCAAGGAGATCGCGGAGCTCAAGGGTGGCTAG
- a CDS encoding PmoA family protein: MPRYEVFERQRQLKVFADGRYLAAVQQGLYRPYVFPVRTVQGHVVTQAGPADHPHHLSLWIGHTDVNGLNFWAPETLGIFPPPRILVRDMRTDICADGVTFDQRIEWVEGGDGLVLHERRRTGVRLWAGHVAVDVTSTLSAPDAPVEFGQDKDAGLALRIADQIDVLDGGEIRSATGARNEAATFDTHADWVDYSGAVTHDHVAGVAIFPYPEVADTPWFTRDYGPVYVGPWRHAAMTLDPGESFTLGARFVAHDGGPDDVDIDGLFRRFRAEHGR; encoded by the coding sequence ATGCCCAGATACGAGGTATTCGAGCGCCAGCGCCAGCTGAAGGTGTTCGCCGACGGGCGCTACCTGGCGGCGGTGCAGCAGGGGCTCTACCGGCCCTACGTCTTTCCGGTGCGCACCGTGCAGGGCCACGTGGTCACGCAGGCCGGGCCGGCGGACCACCCGCACCATCTGTCGCTTTGGATCGGGCACACGGATGTCAACGGCCTCAACTTCTGGGCCCCCGAGACGCTGGGCATCTTTCCGCCGCCCCGGATCCTGGTTCGGGACATGCGCACCGACATCTGTGCGGACGGCGTCACCTTCGACCAGCGCATCGAGTGGGTCGAAGGCGGCGACGGCCTGGTGCTGCATGAGCGGCGTCGCACCGGCGTGCGTCTTTGGGCCGGGCATGTGGCCGTGGATGTGACCTCCACCCTCTCCGCGCCGGACGCCCCAGTGGAGTTCGGGCAGGACAAGGACGCGGGGTTGGCGCTGCGCATCGCCGACCAGATCGACGTGCTCGACGGCGGCGAAATCCGCAGCGCCACGGGCGCCCGCAACGAGGCCGCGACGTTCGACACCCACGCGGACTGGGTGGACTACTCCGGTGCGGTGACGCACGACCATGTCGCCGGCGTCGCCATCTTTCCCTATCCCGAGGTCGCGGACACGCCCTGGTTCACCCGCGACTACGGCCCGGTCTACGTGGGACCGTGGCGGCACGCGGCCATGACGCTGGACCCGGGCGAGTCCTTCACCTTGGGCGCGCGGTTCGTGGCCCACGACGGCGGCCCGGACGACGTGGACATCGACGGGCTATTCCGCCGGTTCCGGGCCGAGCACGGCCGATAG
- a CDS encoding phosphotransferase: MPDIPADAAAIDAAWLTHALRSSGALTGGAVASVQVEPLGGSQGFAGQLRRLRATYDGEAHGAPPSFIVKLHSPNAITRELIRRIGAASREIRFYRELSDRAGVPTATLHVAAHDGERYVLLLEDLAPARAGDPAAGCSPEQVQSAVACVAGMHAAWWDSPALSSLDWIPVFDELTATRHSICREAWPEFVERYQGRLPNLCTSIGPPLLDGLDIVRRALSQAPPTLLHGDFRPDNVMFETDGAGAPAAFVDWQVMLRGPGLMDVAYFLVSATDRDTRRSLEMDTLRAYRQALTRGGVTGYTAEQCLTDYRLAMADVLSRIVVLTTRVLPEGAAGWSVFDVLAERIADAVVDLDCVGLVASLSDRSRPLA; encoded by the coding sequence ATGCCTGACATTCCCGCCGACGCGGCGGCCATCGACGCTGCCTGGCTCACGCACGCGCTGCGGTCGAGCGGCGCGCTCACCGGTGGAGCGGTCGCGTCCGTCCAGGTCGAGCCACTCGGCGGCAGCCAGGGCTTCGCCGGGCAGCTGCGGCGTCTGCGCGCGACCTACGACGGCGAGGCGCACGGCGCGCCGCCCAGCTTCATCGTCAAGCTGCACAGCCCCAACGCCATCACCCGCGAGCTGATCCGGCGCATCGGCGCGGCCTCCCGCGAAATCCGCTTCTACCGCGAGCTATCCGATCGCGCCGGCGTGCCCACCGCCACGCTGCACGTCGCGGCCCACGACGGCGAGCGCTACGTGCTGCTGCTGGAAGACCTCGCCCCGGCCCGCGCCGGCGATCCGGCCGCGGGGTGCTCGCCGGAGCAGGTCCAGTCGGCCGTCGCCTGCGTGGCCGGAATGCACGCCGCCTGGTGGGACAGCCCGGCGCTTTCCTCCCTCGACTGGATTCCAGTCTTCGACGAGCTGACCGCCACGCGCCATTCCATCTGCCGTGAGGCCTGGCCGGAGTTCGTGGAGCGATACCAGGGCCGCTTGCCCAACCTGTGCACCAGCATCGGTCCGCCGCTGCTCGATGGCCTCGACATCGTGCGCCGCGCCTTGTCCCAGGCGCCCCCGACCCTGCTGCACGGCGACTTCCGCCCCGACAACGTGATGTTTGAGACGGATGGCGCCGGCGCTCCGGCGGCATTTGTCGACTGGCAGGTGATGCTCCGCGGCCCGGGCCTGATGGACGTGGCCTATTTCCTGGTGTCGGCAACGGACCGCGACACGCGGCGCAGTCTGGAAATGGACACGTTGCGCGCCTATCGTCAGGCGCTGACGCGTGGCGGCGTGACCGGCTACACCGCCGAGCAGTGCCTGACCGACTACCGCCTCGCAATGGCAGACGTGCTCTCGCGCATCGTCGTGCTCACCACGCGGGTCCTGCCCGAAGGCGCGGCCGGCTGGTCGGTCTTCGACGTCCTGGCGGAACGCATCGCCGACGCGGTGGTCGATCTGGACTGCGTGGGACTGGTGGCGTCGTTGTCAGACCGGTCGCGCCCACTTGCGTAG
- a CDS encoding sugar phosphate isomerase/epimerase gives MPNHAFTYSLVVNEVSDDLEQSMSFARTHGMSALELDTVWGVPIETADAEDHARVRDALQRTGLEPAMVLSPAFKVLRLADADPDDIASLSGWREHLSELEAAMDFAAAIGCPRVRLFTGRRDVGGDNPSPRLPDGGGLPTERLAAIRAILLDAARRAEDRGLTLCVENVRSCFGNTGLNTAAILAAVDDPAVRAIWDPANDFVSGGEDFRPGYEAVKPWMVHVHAKDATEVDPATGLTAWTAIGQGDLDWPAQMRALIDDGYGGHISLETHWHPDGRNRAQNSHDSFMGLRRAIQEAEAGLPSA, from the coding sequence ATGCCTAACCACGCCTTCACCTATAGCCTCGTGGTCAACGAGGTCAGCGACGACCTTGAGCAGTCCATGTCGTTTGCTCGGACCCACGGTATGTCGGCCCTCGAGCTGGACACGGTGTGGGGCGTGCCCATCGAGACGGCCGACGCCGAAGACCACGCGCGCGTCCGCGACGCCCTGCAACGCACGGGACTGGAACCGGCCATGGTGCTGTCACCCGCCTTCAAGGTCCTGCGGCTGGCCGACGCCGATCCCGACGACATCGCGTCGCTTTCCGGATGGCGCGAGCACCTGAGCGAGCTCGAAGCGGCGATGGACTTTGCCGCGGCCATCGGCTGTCCGCGCGTGCGGCTATTTACCGGTCGTCGCGACGTGGGCGGCGACAACCCCAGTCCCCGCCTGCCCGACGGGGGAGGTCTGCCCACCGAGCGTCTGGCGGCGATCCGCGCGATCCTGCTGGATGCGGCGCGACGCGCCGAAGACCGCGGGCTCACGCTGTGCGTGGAGAACGTGCGGAGCTGCTTCGGCAACACGGGCCTCAACACGGCGGCGATTCTGGCGGCCGTCGACGATCCGGCCGTGCGCGCCATCTGGGACCCGGCCAACGACTTCGTCAGCGGCGGGGAAGACTTTCGCCCGGGATACGAAGCGGTCAAGCCCTGGATGGTCCACGTCCACGCCAAGGACGCCACCGAGGTTGATCCCGCCACTGGGCTCACGGCATGGACCGCCATCGGCCAGGGCGACCTGGACTGGCCGGCGCAGATGCGCGCCTTGATCGACGACGGCTACGGCGGCCACATCAGCCTGGAAACCCATTGGCACCCGGACGGCCGCAACCGCGCGCAGAACTCCCACGACTCCTTCATGGGCCTGCGCCGAGCGATTCAAGAGGCCGAGGCTGGGTTGCCTTCGGCTTGA
- a CDS encoding phytanoyl-CoA dioxygenase family protein, whose product MTTAALPAETAARLDMRQMAQFVMDGFIEFDDLVPEDLNAAVHEEQLRAPRDATWDPKIPDAFLDTSPASQTVLELPRVKAILATLLGPSYIHDCSFLHITPANQRSSQTWHVDHDRDGRRLTREDFYRFNILIAYFSHDVPREMGPTLILPGSHLRQVGHDISRYRNIAGQQHLAGPGGRIAFLHDALWHCAQPNLTDQPRFMFKVRYHSAEPQGGHFDATGWDSLEMWRLFRDNVNRHAWQGSACDRIAALRDDWWRYLCGADSESVAA is encoded by the coding sequence ATGACTACCGCCGCCCTGCCCGCTGAGACCGCCGCGCGTCTGGATATGCGCCAGATGGCGCAGTTCGTGATGGACGGCTTCATCGAGTTTGACGACCTGGTGCCGGAGGACCTCAACGCCGCGGTCCACGAGGAGCAGCTTCGCGCGCCTCGCGACGCCACCTGGGATCCCAAGATTCCCGACGCGTTCCTGGACACCTCGCCCGCCTCCCAGACCGTGCTGGAGCTGCCGCGCGTGAAGGCGATTCTCGCCACGCTGCTCGGCCCGTCCTACATCCACGACTGCTCCTTCCTGCACATCACCCCGGCAAACCAGCGAAGCTCACAGACCTGGCACGTCGACCACGACCGCGACGGCCGGCGGCTGACGCGTGAGGACTTCTACCGCTTCAACATCCTGATCGCCTATTTCTCCCACGACGTGCCGCGCGAGATGGGCCCCACGCTGATCCTGCCGGGGTCGCACCTGCGCCAGGTGGGCCACGACATCTCGCGCTACCGCAACATCGCCGGACAGCAGCATCTGGCCGGTCCCGGCGGGCGCATCGCCTTTCTGCACGACGCGCTGTGGCACTGCGCCCAACCGAACCTCACCGACCAGCCGCGATTCATGTTCAAGGTGCGCTATCACTCCGCCGAGCCGCAGGGTGGGCACTTCGACGCCACCGGTTGGGACAGCCTCGAGATGTGGCGCCTGTTCCGGGACAACGTGAATCGTCACGCCTGGCAAGGCTCCGCCTGCGATCGCATCGCCGCCCTGCGTGACGACTGGTGGCGCTACCTTTGTGGGGCCGATTCAGAGAGCGTAGCGGCGTAG
- a CDS encoding phytanoyl-CoA dioxygenase family protein — MTTAATPAETAPRLDMRQMAQFVMDGFIEFDDLVPEDLNAAVHEEQLRAPTDARWEPKIPDAFLDTSPSTQAVLELPRVKAVLATLLGPSYIHDHSYLHITPAGQRSAQSWHVDHDRDGRRLTREDFYRFNILIAYFTHDVPREMGPTLILPGSHLRQVGHDISRYRNIAGQKHLSGPGGRIAFIHDAVWHCAQPNLTDQPRFMFKVRYHPAEAQRGHFDATGWDSLDMWRLFRDNVNRHAWQGSASDQVAAVRDDWWRYLCGADAEDVAA; from the coding sequence ATGACTACCGCCGCCACGCCCGCCGAGACCGCCCCGCGTCTGGATATGCGCCAGATGGCCCAGTTCGTCATGGACGGTTTCATCGAGTTCGACGACCTGGTGCCGGAGGACCTCAACGCCGCCGTCCACGAGGAGCAGCTGCGCGCGCCCACCGACGCCCGCTGGGAGCCCAAGATTCCCGACGCGTTCCTGGACACCTCCCCCTCCACGCAGGCCGTGCTCGAGCTGCCGCGCGTGAAGGCGGTGCTCGCCACGCTGCTCGGCCCGTCCTACATCCACGACCACTCCTATCTGCACATCACGCCCGCGGGCCAGCGAAGCGCCCAGTCCTGGCACGTCGATCACGACCGCGACGGGCGGCGGCTGACTCGCGAGGACTTCTACCGCTTCAACATCCTGATCGCCTACTTCACCCACGACGTGCCGCGTGAAATGGGCCCCACGCTGATCCTGCCGGGGTCGCACCTGCGCCAGGTGGGCCACGACATCTCGCGCTATCGCAACATCGCCGGACAGAAGCACCTCTCCGGTCCCGGCGGGCGCATCGCCTTTATCCACGACGCGGTCTGGCACTGCGCCCAGCCGAATCTCACCGACCAGCCGCGCTTCATGTTCAAGGTGCGCTATCACCCGGCCGAAGCGCAGCGCGGGCACTTCGACGCGACTGGTTGGGACAGCCTGGACATGTGGCGCCTATTTCGCGACAACGTGAACCGCCACGCCTGGCAAGGCTCCGCCAGCGACCAGGTCGCCGCCGTCCGCGACGACTGGTGGCGCTACCTCTGCGGGGCGGACGCCGAGGATGTAGCCGCGTAG
- a CDS encoding GNAT family N-acetyltransferase: MSQVPADLTFRPVEAATWGDLERLFESRGGPSYCWCMPYRATPEENRNLNRETRKEGMQARVMAGVPVGLLAYAGGEPIGWCSIAPRPTFPRPNTSAVPGAARADDPSVWSLTCFFVPRRLRGCGLVSRLLQAALDYAHEQGAAAVEAYPVDPDSPSYRFGGLRPMFRAVGARELGPLGRRRHVVRVELAGESPSPQTSPAVGRGGSDDLLD; this comes from the coding sequence ATGAGTCAAGTGCCCGCGGATCTGACGTTTCGACCGGTTGAGGCGGCGACCTGGGGGGACTTGGAGCGGCTGTTCGAGTCGCGGGGCGGACCGTCCTATTGCTGGTGCATGCCGTATCGGGCGACGCCGGAGGAGAACCGGAACCTCAACCGCGAAACGCGGAAGGAAGGCATGCAGGCGCGGGTGATGGCGGGCGTGCCGGTGGGTCTGCTGGCCTATGCCGGCGGCGAACCCATTGGCTGGTGCTCGATCGCGCCGCGTCCCACGTTTCCCCGGCCCAACACATCGGCGGTCCCAGGCGCGGCGCGCGCCGACGATCCGTCGGTCTGGTCACTGACATGCTTCTTCGTGCCGCGGAGATTGCGCGGCTGCGGCCTGGTGTCGCGTCTGCTTCAGGCCGCGCTGGACTATGCCCACGAGCAGGGCGCGGCGGCGGTTGAGGCCTATCCGGTCGATCCCGACTCGCCGAGCTACCGCTTTGGCGGGCTCCGGCCCATGTTCCGGGCCGTTGGCGCGCGCGAGCTGGGTCCGCTGGGACGTCGGCGGCATGTTGTGCGGGTCGAGCTCGCGGGCGAATCCCCCTCACCCCAAACCTCTCCCGCGGTGGGGAGAGGGGGTTCCGACGACCTGCTCGACTGA
- a CDS encoding GNAT family N-acetyltransferase: MCSDAHATTDEHRRALTHPPATLRAHDVTLRGPRLLLRPLTEGDWTPLLAWNNDPEVLAWAEGDEIESRTLDEVQRIYRAISVNAHCFLMEADGEPIGECWLQCMNLERLAARHPDEDVRRIDIAIGVPALWGQGLGREAVGLLLDFGFRREGVDVIYACVDAENVRSRRMFESLGFAVEAGTVSAGTESDADLDLALTRSGYRKAG, from the coding sequence ATGTGCAGCGACGCTCACGCCACGACAGACGAGCACCGCCGGGCATTGACGCATCCTCCGGCGACGCTTCGGGCGCATGACGTCACGCTGCGCGGACCACGACTGCTGCTGCGGCCGCTGACCGAGGGCGACTGGACGCCGCTGCTGGCCTGGAACAACGATCCCGAGGTGCTGGCGTGGGCCGAGGGCGACGAGATTGAGTCACGCACGCTGGACGAGGTGCAGCGCATCTACCGCGCGATCTCGGTCAACGCGCACTGCTTTCTCATGGAGGCGGACGGCGAGCCCATCGGCGAGTGCTGGTTGCAGTGCATGAACCTGGAGCGGCTGGCGGCGCGTCATCCGGACGAGGACGTGCGGCGCATCGACATCGCCATTGGAGTCCCCGCCCTGTGGGGACAGGGGCTAGGCCGCGAGGCCGTGGGCCTGCTGCTCGATTTCGGATTCCGCCGCGAGGGCGTGGACGTGATCTACGCCTGCGTCGACGCGGAAAACGTCCGCAGCCGGCGCATGTTCGAGTCGCTGGGATTCGCGGTCGAGGCAGGCACGGTCTCAGCCGGGACCGAAAGCGACGCCGACCTCGACCTGGCGCTCACGAGATCCGGCTACCGAAAAGCTGGCTGA